The Bradyrhizobium barranii subsp. barranii genome segment AAGTAGGCGGGCGGCACCACGCCCCAGGTCGGATGCCGCATCCGCACCAGCGCCTCGGCGCCGCTGCGGACCAAGGTACGCGCGTCGATCTTGGGCTGGTACCAGAGCTCGAGCCAGCCGGCGTGCAGGGCCTCGCCGACATACACGGCCGGGCTCGGCGCCGGCTCGTCCGGCAGCAGCATCGCGACGCGCTCGCGCAGCGTCTCCGCGGCAAACGGTGTGGTCAGTGGTGGCAGCATCGCGAGGCCATACTCCTCGCCGACCTGCTGCACGGCCCGGACGATGATGGACTCGCGGGCGCCGACGGCGAGAACCTTGCCGTCGAAGGCCTCGCGCACCAGCGTCTCCAGAAACGTGCCGGGCTCGATGCCGTCGGCGGCGATGCCGAGCAGGATCAGGTCCGGCAACTCGCGGGTCAGCACGGTCTGCAGCTCGTCCGCGCTGGCGCATTCGCTGGTGACGAAACCAAGATCCTCCAGCACCTCGGCGAGGAATGCGCGCAGATGGCGCTTGCCGTCGGCGACGCATGCGCGCGGCGTTACCTTTCGCCGTCCGAAGGTTTTGGGCCTCCGTCCGGCGAGCTCAACAAGTTCATCGTTCATCGCAAACCACTCCCGTTCCGCGACAGGTGTTAGCGATGGGAGCAGTTTCAAATATGGAGAGCTTCAGTCGATTGTTGAATTATCTGGGTAACGTTAAAGCCCGCATCACGTCTAAAATTGTCTGGATATTCTTCCAGAAGTTTTTACGTCTGCCCGCGCGTCGCGCGCGGGCGTGCGGCAATCCCGCGCAATTTTTGCAAGACGCGGCTTGGCTGCGGACACGCGCGCTGTCCTGTAATCGGACGAGGTCGCGCGCACTTCGCCCAATTGAATAATGGACGCCTCAATTGCCTGTGGCGGCGTGCTGGGTCATGCAGTACCAGCTCGCGACCGCGACTCAGGACGGGAAACGCCTTGTAGAATCCGTGCTTGTCGAGCTGCGCATTCAGCTCATTCAACGCGCTACGAGCCGCTCGCGTTTCGCGCGGCGCTGGCGCGCGCGTGCAATGCCGCCATCGTCGATGTCCGCCGGTTCGATCTCATCGCAACCTCCTTCCCGTCGCTCTTGCGGTGCATCGCAGGATCGACGCGATGGCAGCGATGGGGGAGTTCATTTTCACGCGATGCGCGCATGTTCCATGGTTTACGCGTGACAGTTCTGCGACAACGTGGCCGGCTGCCGCGGCGCAAATGTGAAGCACATCACATGTGTCTTGCTGCACCTGCGCTATTGCTGTGCGCAGCCGGTGGTGGGCTGTCGAGGATTACAGCAATGACGACGCGGCGATTGATGTATTGGTGGTTCAGATTCGTTCTGTCAGGACGATTTACCGATCGCTTCCTGTGCCTGCCGCGGGCGGAGTAGCCGCGCCGCAATATCAGGTTTGCCCGATCAATTTGCGAAACGCCGCCGCGCCGTCCTGCACGGCGTCGCGTCCCTTCCAGGCCAGATAGGACAGCTTGCCGCCGAGTGTGTCGTGGCTGCGCAGCCGGCGCGAGCCGAGAATGTGGCCGACATTGGAGGGGAAGCGGCTCACCTCGGCGGACACCAGCGCCGCGATCGCATCCATCAATTGCTGGAGCCGGATACCCCATTCGCAACCCTCGATGCCGTCGATGCGGACCTTGAGCGCATATTCGGTGTCGTAGATGTCGGCGAGCAGGTCGCGCGCGACCAGCACGCGGTTGTGCTTGAGCGCGACCCGCAGGGCGAGCCGCTTGTCGTCGAGCCGGTCGAGCACCATGGGAACGACGCAGGCATAGGGCGTGGCGGCGACGTCGGCCACGCTCTTGCTCGCGGCGATCCTGGTGGCAAGGCGCACCAGCTCCCAGGACGTCTTCAGCCGCCTCGCCACCAGCGCCAGCGCAAAGGGCAGCGCGTCCGGGTGGGACTTCTTGAAGACATCGAGTTGCGCAGTGATCTGGGCAACCTGGCCGTCGTCGAATTTCGCGATCTTCTCAGGCAGCTTTTCGTTGAACTTCGGCAGCGCGTCGCCGGCGCGCAGCACCTGCTGCATTTTCCTCACGTCGTCGAAGGCGGTGCGCGAGGCCGTGTATTGCGTGAGCTTGGCGCGTGCGAACTCGGTGCTCTCCGCCGATGCGAGTGTGTTCTCGAGGACCTTGAGGACCTTGGTCTGGAAGATCGACGCGGTTTTCAGCACTTCCTTCGGGTTGTTGGCGGTGACCTGGTCGTTGATCGCCTTGATGTAGTCGCGCGCCATGGTCGGCAGCAGGTCGCGGCAGATCCACTCCCAGATCGGCGTGAGCGTGTTGCGTGAAATCCGTCCCGCATTGGCATGCTCGGGTGCGCCGTCGATCAGGAGCAGTTCGAGCGGCGCGAAGAAATAGCGCGAGGGACTGGTGGCGCGTGCCTGGGTCGATCCGTCCTTGCGGAACTCGGCGCGCAACTTCGCCTGGATGTCGGACGAGCCCGGCATGTCGATGCCGCACAGTTCGAGCCGCTCGAGCTCGCTGAGCAGACAGCTGCGCGAGAGCGGCGTCAGCCTCTGCAAGAACTCGGACAGCCGATCGATCTCGTTCATGGCACGCAATCTTCCGCAGCGTTTCCCGCAGGCCTACCGGCCTCATGCGTGGAGGCATTTGCGCGCTCTCAATCGTGACTAAGAGAAGCAAGTCATTGTTAATTTATCCGTAAAAACCGGGAGGGCGGGCGCCCGCTGGGGAGCGTTGGTTAAGGAGGCATTTCGTCGCCTGCTCAAGTTTTGGGCGAAAACCTCAACCTACGCGTGGTCGATCGCGTGGGTACTCAAGCATAAATTGTGCCTGCGCCGGTATTTCAGCACAAAACTGCCAAAATTACCGTAGTCTTACGGAGCAAAAAGTTAACCACAGACCGGCCTCGGTTCCGCTAAACGAGTCACATGGGGTCACAGAACGATACGGCCACCGATTCGCGGCCGTCGGAATGGTTCGAAAGCAGCTCTGCTCCGACCGTAGAGCTCGATTTCGCCCGCCTGAACGCGGTCCGCGCCAAGGCCGCCGACGAGATGGCCAGCGCCATCGCCCGCGAGCTCAACGGCCCCCTGACCGCGCTCCTGCTCTACATGGGCGAGATCAAGCACCACAGCGACCAGCTCGCGCCGGTTACGGCCGATCGGGCCTATTTGCAGCGCGTGGTGGAGAATGCGCTGGCGCAGACCGAACGCGTTTGCGGCGTGGTCAAGCAGCTTGCCGGCCCTCATAGGGATGCCCTGCCGATCCAGTCCAGGACCGAGGGCGCCGAATTGAACGCCGCCCGCGCACAGCAAGCGCAGCGTGTGCCGAGCACCGAGTTGCTGGGCCTGTCGGGCCAGAAGCGGCTGACCAAGCGCGAACGCGAGGTGCTGAGGCTGATCAGCGAGGGCTACTCGAACAAGCAGGGCGCGCTGCGGATGCAGATCAGCCCGCGCACGTTCGAGAGCCATCGCGCCGAGGCGATGCGCAAGCTCGGCGCGCGCAACACCGCGGACCTCGTCCGTGCGGCGCTGCTGCATTCGATCGATTGAGGTTCTGTCCTGCGCCGCCAGGCGGGCGATCAAGCCTGAGAATGGCCTGGGGACCCGATGGGTTCAGAGATAATCCTCGGCGAAAGGGCGTACCCGCGACGGCGGCCGCAGCGACTTGGGCTCTTCCTTCGGCGTGCTCGGAATGATCGTGATAGTCCAGCGCGGCGGCATGCTCGATTCCTGCTCCAGCACCGAGCGAACGAAACCAGTCACCGTCGCCTCGCCAGCCTTCACCGTCCTGCCGTTGAACTGTGCGATGCGGAAGCGACGGACCTCTTTCTGATCCGCAGTCTCATAGGTGAACATGGAAACCCTCCTGGTTTCCGGCGACTATCGCCACCTATGATTAGCCATCTGTGAAAATCCCAAACCGTAGAAGTACGGCGGGCTTGGTGCGGTTTTCGTCAGAGCGTTTTCGAGCGAAGTGGATACGGTTTGCGCAAGCCCCGCTCCGATTCCATCGAAACGAAAATGGCTCTAGCCCTGCGGCTCCTGTGCGCGCGCGGCGGCGTAGGCGGCATCCATCAGGTCGAGGAGACCGTGGAATTCGGCCTCGCCAAGCGTCTCCGCGGTCTGCTCCAGCCGCAGCGCCAGCGCCGCAAGCCTGACATAGCCGAACGTTCCGGCCGCGCTCTTCAGCGAATGCGCTTCGCGGGTGATCCTGGCGAGGTGCCGCGCGAGCGAGAGCGTGCGGAACAGCTGCAGACGCGCGCAGGTCTCGCTCCAGAACACGTCACGGACTTCACAGGCCCCGTCCTCGCCGATCTCCCGCACCAGCGCTTCGTACGCACCCGGCTCGCGCGCGGGCGCAGCATCGAGCGCTTTTGGCATCGGCGCGGCGGTCACTTCAAACATGGCTTTGGCCCGTCCTGGTCACGGTTCGTCTGCCGCGCGGCCTGTACGGCGCGAGGCATGCCCCGTGTCTAGGGCATCCGAATTTCAGTTCCGGTAGCAGGACGATCCGTGTTTGCAGGCCGGCGTTAGCCGCCGGTTTACCAAGGCGCCGGTCAGCGCGGGCCGAGCAGCCGGTCGTACTGGGCCTTCACGGTGGCATAGCATTCGCACGCCGTCTGGCGCAGGCCGTCCAGGTTGAGGATCTGGATGTGTCCGCGGCTGTAGTGGATGAAATTGGCGTGCTGCAACGTATTGGCGACCAGCGACACGCTGTTGCGGCGCGCCCCGATCATCTGCGCCATCGCCTCCTGGGTCAGCAGCAGCCGGTAATCGCCCGACAGGTCATGGGTGTGCAGCAGGCAACGCGACAGCCGCGATTCCACCGGATGGGCGGCGTTGCAGCCCGCGGTCTGCTGGACCTGTGCGTAGACGGCCAGCCCGTGACGGGTGAGCAGCGTCCGCAAGGTGCTGCTCTGGTCGGCCGCGTCGCGCAGCCGGTCGAGGTCCATCACGGAGGCGGCACCGGGGACCAGCACGATTGCCGTGTTCAGCGCGCAGGCATCGCCCATGGTCGAGAGCGTTCCCAGCAGGCTGTCGCGGCCGACCATGGCGACCTGCACATGCTCGCCCTTGGCGAGTTCCACCACCAGCGAGATGACGCCGCGGTGGGGGAAGTAGGCGCGCTTGAGCGTTTCGCCGGTCTCCACCAGGATCGCTTCGTGCGGCAGATCGATCATGCGCAAATGCGGGCGGATCAATTCGTAATCCTCCGCCGACAGTGCGGACAGGAAACCGTTGGATGGGCGCACCATCGTTTCCAAGACTGCCTCCGTCTCATCAGCCCCCGAACTCGAAGCGAACGGGCTGCTCGCTGCACGGACAAGTTTGATCATGTTCTCGTCGGGATATATTGGCAATTGGGACAAGATGTCCGGTTGCGATGGCGCCTCTGCTGCACTGTGTGCAAACCGGCATGCAGCAGGCCGGTTGCGCCGGGCTATCTTCATCGCGGGGCTCCCAGCAGGCGGGCGTGGCAGCCCTTCACCGCCGCATAGCAGTCGCAGGACCTCGTCTCCAATGCGCGCTCGTCGACGATCTCGATCTGGCCGCGGGTGTAGTGAATGATGCCGGCGCGCTGGAGCGCATTTGCGACGAGGGAAATCGCGTTGCGCCGTACGCCCATCATCTGCGCCAGCGTCTCCTGTGTCAGCGGAAGGAACTTGCTATCGGACAGGTCACGGGCACGCAGGAGCCAACGCGCCAGTCGCGCTTCGACCGGGTGCACCGTATTGCACAGCACGGATTGCTGCGCATGCGCGAGCAGCGCCTGCTCGTGGCGGATCATCAGGCCGCGAAACTGCGCGCTTGCGGCCGCCACCGCCCGGAAGGCCGCGATTTCGAGCACGGACGCAGTCCCGGGGAAGAGCACGGCGGCATCCGTCGGAGCGATGCCGTCGGCAAGGGCGGCGCCGGCGCCGACGGCGCTGTCGCGGCCCAGCATCGCGACCTCGATCATCTGTCCCTCGGAGAGACCCACCGTGATCGAAACGGATCCGCCGTGCGGGAAGTAGACATGTCGCAGCCCGGCGCCTGCCTCGGCCAAGACAGATTCCCTGACCATTTCGACTGTCGCGAGATGGGGGCGCAGCAGATCGAAATCCGCCGCGCCGAGCATTTGCAGCAACTGGTTGGACGGGTGGCCGCTCGCGGTCATGCAGGTCAATCCGGCGCGTTCATTAGGACGATCGGGCGCCGCGCCCTGTGCGTCATCCAGTTGCACGGCGACCAAAACATATTGTAAAGGTTGTGGTGCCGTCCATATACCCGTTGGGGGGCAGACAGGCTGCGGCATTTGCGGCGGAAATTGAGAAACGCACGCTGATCCGCGCGTCAATTAGGGGCGTCCGTCTTGCGCCGGGCGGCAGGAAAAAGCGGCAAGAGGGCTGTCATGAGCCGCTAGCATCGCATCTGCGCCATCATCGGACCCCGGCCGGCACCTGCGGCTTCCCCTTAAGCGCGCATTCTCGCCATCCGGGACTGGTCTGCGCGACTTCGCGACTCCGCGACTGTCGCACCTGCCCGTGATTTCTCGACAGGACCGTTGACGCTTGCGGCCATCAAGTGTTTCGACCCCAGCCAGAGGAGAGCGGCGTGGCCCACGGTTTGATTTTTGAATCGCCGAGACGGGAAGCTCAAACGGGCACGGCGGATCTGCACCATATTCTCGTTGTCGACGACGATCCGATGATGTGCATGGCGATCGAGATCTATCTGCAGCGGAATCATTTCCGGGTGACGATTGCCGACGGAGGAGAAGCCGGCCTCCGCGCTCTCGAGAACGAACTGGTCGATCTGATGATGATCGACATCTTCATGCCGCATATCCGCGGGTTCGAGTCGATCCGGATCTTGCGCGAGAGCGCGCCGGCCATTCCGCTGATTGCGATGTCCGGCTACGCCTTCGCAAATTTGAACGCGCCCGCACCCGACTTCCTCCGGATGGCGCCGGAGCTCGGCGCTGCGCGTTGCCTTCGCAAGCCGTTTACACCGGATGCGTTACTCGCTGCCATCAAGGATTGCCTCGCGGCGCATCGTGCTGTCTCCGCAATTGGGTTAGCGCGGTAGCAATCGCGACGGCCGTGAAATAAGCGTCCGTTTACCGCAAGCGCAGCTGTTGCGGATTGAGCAGGCGAGCAGCGGGCGGCGGTGTGAGCGATTCTGATTGCGCGTGATTTGATTCAATTCGCGCGGCCCGTGCATATCGTCCTTCGCCGACGGGATTTTTTGCGCACGTCGCAGTGTTGTTATCGGAGCGTTTACCTATCGCGCCTGTCGCGCGAGATGCGGCGCCGCTTTTGTCGCAAGACGCTATCGCAGGCCTCGAAGCGCAAACTTGTCTTCAATATCCGTATTAGCACGGAGGCTGAAATTAACGGGACCGTGAAAGGGGTTGTCTAACGATCCAACCGCGGACCTCCGCCGAACTCCAGGTGCGGCCCAGGCGTCGAAGTCCGGCTCAGTAAGGCGTAGCTCATGGATGATCTGTTGCGGGAGTTTTTGACGGAGACCAGCGAGAGCCTGGACACCGTCGACAATCAGTTGGTGAAGTTCGAGCAGGAGCCGAACAACGCCAAGATCCTGGATAACATCTTCCGCCTGGTCCACACCATCAAGGGCACGTGCGGCTTCCTCGGTCTGCCGCGGCTTGAAGCGCTGGCGCATGCCGGCGAGACCCTGATGAGCAAATTCCGTGACGGCATGCCGGTGACGGCCGGCGCGGTGACGGTGATCCTGTCCTCGATCGACCGCATCAAGGAGATCCTCGCCGGCCTCGAGGCGACCGAAGCCGAGCCCGAAGGCAACGACCGCGATCTCATCGACAAGCTGGAAGCGATGGTCGAGCAGGGCATGGCGGCGATGGCCGCAGGTGCTGTTGCTGATGCACCGCCGCTCGTGCCGGAAGCTCCCACTCCCGTCGAAGCAAAGGTTGCACCGTCGAAAGAAAAAGAAATGACCGAGGGTTCGCTGATCGACCAGACCCTAGAGCGTCCGCTGCGTCCGGGCGAAGTCTCGCTCGACGAGCTCGAGCGCGCCTTCCGCGAGACCGCGATCGAAGCGCCGGCCCCCGTCGCCAAGGCCGAGCCCGCGCCGGCTGCTGAAGCTCCCGCGCCCGCCGCCAAGGAAGCTGCGAAGCCCGCCAAGGAGAAGGCCGCGCCGAAGAAGTCGATGGCCGACGAGGGCGCCGCCGAGGGCGACCGCATCGCCAACCAGTCGATCCGCGTCAACGTGGATACGCTGGAGCACCTGATGACCATGGTCTCCGAGCTGGTCCTGACCCGCAACCAGCTGCTGGAGATCTCCCGCCGCAACGAGGACACCGAGTTCAAGGTGCCGTTGCAGCGCCTGTCCAACGTCACCGCCGAGCTGCAGGAAGGCGTCATGAAGACGCGCATGCAGCCGATCGGCAATGCCTGGCAGAAGCTGCCCCGCATCGTCCGCGATCTGTCGAGCGAACTCGGCAAGCAGATCGAGCTGGAGATGCACGGCGCCGACACCGAGCTCGACCGCCAGGTGCTCGACCTGATCAAGGACCCGCTCACCCACATGGTGCGCAACTCCGCCGACCACGGCCTGGAGACCCCCGCCGAGCGGCTCGCGTCCGGCAAGGGCGAGCAGGGCACCATCCGCCTGTCCGCCTATCACGAGGGCGGCCACATCATCATCTGCATCGCGGACAACGGCCGCGGCCTCAACACCGAGAGGATCAAGGCCAAGGCGATCTCCTCAGGTCTCGTCACCGAGGCCGAGCTCGAGAAGATGAGCGAAGCCCAGATCCACAAGTTCATCTTCGCGCCCGGCTTCTCCACGGCAGCTGCGATCACCTCGGTCTCCGGCCGCGGCGTCGGCATGGACGTGGTGCGCACCAATATCGACCAGATCGGCGGCACCATCGACATCAAGTCGGTGGCCGGCGAGGGTTCCTCCGTCACCATCAAGATCCCGCTGACCTTGGCCATCGTCTCGGCGCTGATCGTCGAGGCCGCCGGCGACCGCTTCGCGATCCCGCAGCTCTCGGTGGTCGAGCTCGTCCGTGCCCGCGCCAACTCCGAGCACCGCATCGAGCGCATCAAGGACACCGCTGTCCTCAGGTTGCGCAACAAGCTCTTGCCGCTGATCCACCTCAAGAAGCTGCTCAAGATCGACGACGGCGCCGCC includes the following:
- a CDS encoding helix-turn-helix domain-containing protein, whose amino-acid sequence is MGSQNDTATDSRPSEWFESSSAPTVELDFARLNAVRAKAADEMASAIARELNGPLTALLLYMGEIKHHSDQLAPVTADRAYLQRVVENALAQTERVCGVVKQLAGPHRDALPIQSRTEGAELNAARAQQAQRVPSTELLGLSGQKRLTKREREVLRLISEGYSNKQGALRMQISPRTFESHRAEAMRKLGARNTADLVRAALLHSID
- a CDS encoding Hpt domain-containing protein — translated: MFEVTAAPMPKALDAAPAREPGAYEALVREIGEDGACEVRDVFWSETCARLQLFRTLSLARHLARITREAHSLKSAAGTFGYVRLAALALRLEQTAETLGEAEFHGLLDLMDAAYAAARAQEPQG
- a CDS encoding Crp/Fnr family transcriptional regulator, which gives rise to MVRPSNGFLSALSAEDYELIRPHLRMIDLPHEAILVETGETLKRAYFPHRGVISLVVELAKGEHVQVAMVGRDSLLGTLSTMGDACALNTAIVLVPGAASVMDLDRLRDAADQSSTLRTLLTRHGLAVYAQVQQTAGCNAAHPVESRLSRCLLHTHDLSGDYRLLLTQEAMAQMIGARRNSVSLVANTLQHANFIHYSRGHIQILNLDGLRQTACECYATVKAQYDRLLGPR
- a CDS encoding Crp/Fnr family transcriptional regulator, with protein sequence MTASGHPSNQLLQMLGAADFDLLRPHLATVEMVRESVLAEAGAGLRHVYFPHGGSVSITVGLSEGQMIEVAMLGRDSAVGAGAALADGIAPTDAAVLFPGTASVLEIAAFRAVAAASAQFRGLMIRHEQALLAHAQQSVLCNTVHPVEARLARWLLRARDLSDSKFLPLTQETLAQMMGVRRNAISLVANALQRAGIIHYTRGQIEIVDERALETRSCDCYAAVKGCHARLLGAPR
- a CDS encoding response regulator, translating into MHHILVVDDDPMMCMAIEIYLQRNHFRVTIADGGEAGLRALENELVDLMMIDIFMPHIRGFESIRILRESAPAIPLIAMSGYAFANLNAPAPDFLRMAPELGAARCLRKPFTPDALLAAIKDCLAAHRAVSAIGLAR
- a CDS encoding hybrid sensor histidine kinase/response regulator; this translates as MDDLLREFLTETSESLDTVDNQLVKFEQEPNNAKILDNIFRLVHTIKGTCGFLGLPRLEALAHAGETLMSKFRDGMPVTAGAVTVILSSIDRIKEILAGLEATEAEPEGNDRDLIDKLEAMVEQGMAAMAAGAVADAPPLVPEAPTPVEAKVAPSKEKEMTEGSLIDQTLERPLRPGEVSLDELERAFRETAIEAPAPVAKAEPAPAAEAPAPAAKEAAKPAKEKAAPKKSMADEGAAEGDRIANQSIRVNVDTLEHLMTMVSELVLTRNQLLEISRRNEDTEFKVPLQRLSNVTAELQEGVMKTRMQPIGNAWQKLPRIVRDLSSELGKQIELEMHGADTELDRQVLDLIKDPLTHMVRNSADHGLETPAERLASGKGEQGTIRLSAYHEGGHIIICIADNGRGLNTERIKAKAISSGLVTEAELEKMSEAQIHKFIFAPGFSTAAAITSVSGRGVGMDVVRTNIDQIGGTIDIKSVAGEGSSVTIKIPLTLAIVSALIVEAAGDRFAIPQLSVVELVRARANSEHRIERIKDTAVLRLRNKLLPLIHLKKLLKIDDGAASDPENGFIVVTQVGSQTFGIVVDGVFHTEEIVVKPMSTKLRHIDMFSGNTILGDGAVIMIIDPNGIAKALGAAGSSAHDMGDENGAHHIGSGEQTTSLLVFRAGSSQPKAVPLGLVTRLEELPADKIEFSNGRYMVQYREQLMPLVAMESVTIASQGAQPILVFADDGRSMGLVVDEIIDIVEERLNIEVGGSASGILGSAVIKGQATEVIDVGHFLPMAFADWFTRKEMKPSQHSQSVLLVDDSAFFRNMLAPVLKAAGYRVRTAPTAQEGLAALRAQSFDVVLTDIEMPDMNGFEFAEVIRSDTNLGAMPIIGLSALVSPAAIERGRQAGFHDYVAKFDRPGLIAALKEQTAGAAGASELSRAAA